DNA from Bacillus sp. Marseille-P3661:
TGAAAGAGGTGACTCGTATGAAAATAAATAATATAGGTTCGATACACAATCCTTATATGAAACAAATTGAGAAAATGGAAAAAGCTCAAAAAGCAGCTGCTAAGGATAAAATTGAGATCTCGTCTGAAGCTATGGAGCTTCAAAAAGGAAGCCGCATTGAGACAGAACGACAGGAAAAAGTGGCAGCATTAAAGGCAAAGATCCAATCAGGGGAATACCAAGTGAATCCACGAGAAGTCGCAAAGAAAATGTATGAATTCTGGAATTAAAAAAGAAGGAGGGCTATTCAGTGGCTGCAGAACCATTAATTCAAACGCTCAATAAAATACTGCTTTTGCATAAAAGTTTCAATAAGATTGCAAAACAAAAGACGGAAGTAATTAAAGCTGGGGACACTGATGCCCTAAATGCACTTATAAAAGAAGAGAGAAAGCATATTCAAGCTATTCAAAAGTTTGAAAATGAGCGGCAGAAATTATCAAAGGACTATTTGTCTACTTTTGATTGTGAAGTAGCCAATCCTACCATTTCAGATTGTATGCAGTTTGCAAATGTAACTGAAAAACAAAAGTTATCTCAAATTAAGGAAGACCTACAAACTCAAGTTAAATTTTTATCTGAAAGAAACGAGCTAAATCAACAACTACTGCAACAGTCATTGCAGTTCGTTAATATGTCATTAGATATTCTAAGACCGGATATTGATACTTACAATTACGGGCGGCCAGGTAAAGCTCATCAATATGAAGAAGGTCGTTCTATTTTTAATTCAAAAGCTTAATGGAGGTGAACAATTAAATGGTTTCTACGTTTCATGGATTGGAAACAGCTCGAAGAGGCATGATGACACAACAAGCTGCACTATATACAACCGGGCATAATATCGCGAATGCAAATACACCTGGCTACACAAGACAGCGTGTTAATTTTGAACAAACCGAACCTTACCCACCAGCTGCGAGAAATAGCCCGCATATACCGGGACAAATGGGCACGGGTGTGCAAGCAGGAGATATTCAACGGATTCGTGATTCATTTGTTGATATGCAATTTAGAGGTGAAAGTAGTAAGTTAGGTTACTGGGAAGCGAAGGCTGAAATGCTTTCACAAATGGAAGACATTATGAATGAACCTTCTGAGACCGGACTAGCAACTTCTATTGATGAATTTTGGAATTCATTGCAGGACTTAGCTGTTCAACCGCAAAACAATGGTGCTAGACGAGTTGTTCGTCAGCGTGGAATCGCGTTAGCCAATACGTTTAATTACATGCATGACTCGCTAAAATCCATTCAAAAGGATTATCGTAACGAAATTGATATTTCTCAAAATAGAATAAATTCATTGGTAAGACAAATCAATCAGGTAAACAAGCAGATAGGTGCAATTGAACCGCATGGCTATTTACCTAATGATTTATATGATGAGCGTGATCGATTAGTTGATGAATTATCTAGCTTTGTAAATATTAAAACTGAAGTAAAATCTAGTGGCGGATTGTCATCGGCAAATGCAGAAGGGTTATATGATGTTTACTTAGCGACACCACAAGGGGATATTTTATCAGATAGTAATGGACTACCTATTAAACTTATTGATTCTGTAACAGGTACTGCAAATGGTATTCATATTAAATATGGTGATCGAACTGTTTTGGACAGTCCTGTTGCCGAAGTTAAGTTTTTTAAATTAAAAGAAACAGAAGAGGGATTTGTAGGTCCTGCAAATAATACGGATGCCGATAGTGATACGACCAATGTAGTTTATCAACTTAATGAGTATTCAACATTCTCTTCAAATGGTAGATTAACAGGGTTAATAGAGGGCTATGGCTATACAGATGGCGCTAGTGTAAAAGGACTTTATAATGAAATGCTAGCAGATTTGGATGAAATGGCATTTACTTTTGCCGAACACTTCAATCTTGTGCATAGTTCTGGATGGAGTTTAAATGAGATTAGAAACGGAACAAAAAATAATTATGATTTCTTTGATTTAAGTGGTTTAACAGCGGATAATCCTAGCGGTGCAGCTTCAATTTTAAAAGTATCTCAAGAAATCATAAATGATGTCGATAATATCGCTGCAGCTTCAGAAGGAAATGTTCTTGCAGGTGCGATGGAGCGAGTAAATGTGGAAAGCGCTACTGTTGGTAATCCAAGTATCAAGGGAGTATACGACC
Protein-coding regions in this window:
- the flgK gene encoding flagellar hook-associated protein FlgK, with amino-acid sequence MVSTFHGLETARRGMMTQQAALYTTGHNIANANTPGYTRQRVNFEQTEPYPPAARNSPHIPGQMGTGVQAGDIQRIRDSFVDMQFRGESSKLGYWEAKAEMLSQMEDIMNEPSETGLATSIDEFWNSLQDLAVQPQNNGARRVVRQRGIALANTFNYMHDSLKSIQKDYRNEIDISQNRINSLVRQINQVNKQIGAIEPHGYLPNDLYDERDRLVDELSSFVNIKTEVKSSGGLSSANAEGLYDVYLATPQGDILSDSNGLPIKLIDSVTGTANGIHIKYGDRTVLDSPVAEVKFFKLKETEEGFVGPANNTDADSDTTNVVYQLNEYSTFSSNGRLTGLIEGYGYTDGASVKGLYNEMLADLDEMAFTFAEHFNLVHSSGWSLNEIRNGTKNNYDFFDLSGLTADNPSGAASILKVSQEIINDVDNIAAASEGNVLAGAMERVNVESATVGNPSIKGVYDRTGSTPNLSADANEIKVDLTFDETSSSWNYSLTSYKSDGTIADTVTGPVGESGKVSIYGVELDTTLVTPANDGSGTQNWTYTFSAQGVVSNNEAFIGNGSNALELSKVKDALINYGGNLTNVHSFYQGMIGTLGDSASEAARMTETATTLKTSVEQRRMSISNVSLDEEMTNMIKFQHAYNGAARMITIVDEMLDKIINGMGLSGR
- the flgM gene encoding flagellar biosynthesis anti-sigma factor FlgM, with the translated sequence MKINNIGSIHNPYMKQIEKMEKAQKAAAKDKIEISSEAMELQKGSRIETERQEKVAALKAKIQSGEYQVNPREVAKKMYEFWN
- a CDS encoding flagellar protein FlgN, which gives rise to MAAEPLIQTLNKILLLHKSFNKIAKQKTEVIKAGDTDALNALIKEERKHIQAIQKFENERQKLSKDYLSTFDCEVANPTISDCMQFANVTEKQKLSQIKEDLQTQVKFLSERNELNQQLLQQSLQFVNMSLDILRPDIDTYNYGRPGKAHQYEEGRSIFNSKA